One window from the genome of Pantoea cypripedii encodes:
- a CDS encoding amino acid ABC transporter permease, whose protein sequence is MSDILYLKRKKQTRHAFLFIGLLLLLFSMVTDRGGEWHQVWERLPLLLTGSMHGWPLNGGFILNIFIGIASMAIATVLGLFLGLLMLAKRRWLSIPARAVMNFLRNAPWLVLLFSMLYLLPYRVELLGFQFTLSPLFKAIVGLSLPTAANFAEVIRGAVNSVHSGQWESARSLGYSPWQIYRIVILPQALRRIIPGWMNLYALLAISTALATVTGVQEVVTLLRTTLATESEGSLVYFYVTVLLMFFCYCYPIALLARRLENHTKGDAI, encoded by the coding sequence ATGAGCGACATTCTCTATCTGAAACGCAAAAAACAAACGCGCCACGCCTTTCTGTTTATTGGCCTGCTGCTGCTGTTGTTCAGCATGGTCACCGATCGGGGTGGCGAGTGGCACCAGGTGTGGGAAAGGCTGCCCCTGCTGCTCACCGGTTCGATGCACGGCTGGCCGCTGAACGGTGGCTTCATTCTTAACATCTTTATTGGTATCGCCAGCATGGCAATTGCCACGGTGCTCGGGCTGTTTCTTGGTCTGCTGATGCTGGCAAAACGCCGCTGGCTCAGTATCCCGGCGCGCGCGGTGATGAACTTTCTGCGCAACGCCCCCTGGCTGGTGCTGCTGTTTTCCATGCTGTATCTGCTGCCGTATCGCGTGGAGTTGCTGGGTTTCCAGTTCACGTTGTCGCCGCTGTTCAAAGCAATTGTCGGCCTGAGCCTGCCCACTGCGGCTAACTTTGCCGAGGTGATCCGTGGTGCAGTGAACTCGGTGCACAGCGGCCAGTGGGAATCTGCCCGCTCACTCGGATACAGCCCGTGGCAGATCTATCGCATCGTCATTCTGCCGCAGGCGCTGCGCCGCATTATTCCCGGCTGGATGAACCTGTACGCGCTGCTGGCGATCTCCACCGCGCTGGCCACCGTCACCGGGGTGCAGGAAGTGGTGACGCTGCTGCGCACTACGCTGGCAACCGAAAGCGAAGGCTCGCTGGTTTATTTCTACGTCACCGTGCTGCTGATGTTCTTCTGTTATTGCTATCCGATTGCCCTGCTGGCGCGTCGGCTGGAAAACCATACCAAAGGGGATGCCATATGA
- a CDS encoding FecCD family ABC transporter permease: protein MTSVAMLRWLCLMAVSMLVCMLMAANFGAMPLSMRTLWHAPLSDMVWQIWLNIRLPRVLLAVLLGMALAVSGAVMQGLFRNPLADPGLLGISSGAGLAVALAIIVPVALPPILALWLPMLAAFIGSLVVTALIFSFSRMAMGNLSRLLLVGIAINALCGAAVGVLSWISNDQQLRQLALWGMGSLSSAQWPSLAVCAVLILPALIAIQTRARRLNLLQLGEEDAHYMGIDVKRTQRQLLVLSALLVGTAVSVSGIIGFVGLVVPHVMRFCLGSDHRWMLPGSALAGAILLLLADTLARTVVIPAEMPVGLLTSLLGGPWFLWLILRQQRGIDE from the coding sequence ATGACTAGCGTGGCGATGCTGCGCTGGCTGTGCCTGATGGCGGTCAGCATGCTGGTTTGCATGCTGATGGCGGCCAATTTTGGTGCGATGCCGCTGTCGATGCGCACACTGTGGCACGCGCCCCTTAGCGATATGGTGTGGCAGATCTGGCTGAATATCCGTCTGCCACGCGTGTTGCTGGCGGTGCTGCTGGGGATGGCGCTGGCGGTCTCCGGTGCGGTGATGCAGGGGCTGTTCCGCAACCCACTGGCCGATCCGGGTCTGCTGGGTATCAGCAGCGGGGCCGGTCTGGCGGTGGCGCTGGCGATCATCGTGCCGGTGGCGTTGCCGCCGATCCTCGCGTTATGGCTGCCGATGCTGGCCGCCTTTATCGGTAGTCTGGTGGTGACTGCACTTATTTTTAGCTTCAGTCGGATGGCGATGGGGAACCTGTCGCGGCTGCTGCTGGTGGGGATTGCCATCAATGCGCTGTGCGGCGCGGCGGTGGGGGTGCTGTCATGGATCAGCAACGATCAACAGCTGCGTCAGCTGGCATTATGGGGCATGGGCAGCCTGAGTTCGGCGCAATGGCCGAGCCTGGCGGTATGTGCCGTGCTGATCCTGCCTGCGCTGATCGCCATTCAGACCCGGGCGCGTCGCCTCAACCTGCTGCAACTCGGTGAGGAAGATGCGCATTACATGGGGATTGATGTGAAGCGGACCCAGCGGCAGTTGCTGGTGCTGAGCGCCTTGCTGGTCGGCACGGCGGTGTCGGTCAGTGGCATTATTGGTTTTGTCGGGCTGGTGGTGCCGCATGTGATGCGCTTCTGTCTCGGCAGCGATCATCGCTGGATGTTGCCGGGATCGGCACTGGCAGGGGCGATCCTGCTGCTGCTGGCGGACACGCTGGCGCGCACCGTGGTGATCCCGGCGGAAATGCCGGTAGGTTTGCTGACCAGCCTGCTTGGCGGCCCGTGGTTTCTCTGGCTGATTCTGCGCCAGCAAAGGGGGATAGATGAGTGA
- a CDS encoding amino acid ABC transporter permease, producing the protein MFGLDFSWLLDPTYQQWLLQGVLQTLELAALSSVFAILIGLLGAFGLTFRLAWLDASIELFVELFRNTPPLLQMLFFYFTLTQIGFTSEDPVTGLQVPLISAFMSATVSLSLFGGALCIEAFRSGFDAVPKATLEAARSLGYTRWGLFRHVQMPIAARICLPPLTNVLTNLFKTTSQASVITVPELMYAAGQIYNDTFRTLEVMLLILVIYVVLVSAVVWLIGWVQRALAYPGYGA; encoded by the coding sequence ATGTTCGGACTCGATTTCTCCTGGCTGCTCGACCCCACGTACCAGCAATGGTTGCTACAGGGCGTGCTGCAAACGCTGGAACTGGCGGCGCTCTCTTCGGTGTTCGCCATTCTTATCGGCCTGCTGGGTGCTTTTGGCCTGACGTTCCGACTCGCGTGGCTGGATGCCAGTATCGAGTTGTTCGTCGAGCTGTTTCGCAATACGCCGCCGCTGCTGCAAATGTTGTTCTTCTACTTCACGCTCACGCAGATTGGCTTTACCAGCGAAGACCCGGTGACCGGTTTGCAGGTGCCGCTGATTAGCGCCTTTATGTCGGCCACCGTGTCGCTCAGCCTGTTCGGCGGCGCGCTGTGCATCGAAGCCTTTCGTTCCGGCTTCGATGCGGTGCCGAAAGCAACGCTGGAAGCGGCACGCTCCCTGGGTTACACGCGCTGGGGGTTATTCCGCCATGTGCAGATGCCGATTGCCGCCCGTATCTGCCTGCCGCCACTGACCAACGTGCTGACCAATCTGTTCAAAACCACTTCTCAGGCGTCGGTGATCACCGTACCGGAGCTGATGTACGCCGCCGGACAGATCTACAACGACACCTTCCGCACGCTGGAAGTGATGCTGCTGATCCTGGTGATCTACGTGGTGCTGGTGAGCGCAGTGGTATGGCTGATTGGCTGGGTGCAGCGCGCGCTGGCCTATCCCGGTTATGGAGCCTGA
- a CDS encoding transporter substrate-binding domain-containing protein, which yields MKNHRMRILAASMLLLAAPVITHADTLSDIKARGVLTVGVKNDYPPYGYMDNNGNTVGFEISLARYIANELLGSPDKIKLVPVNASNRMQFLNSGQIDMIMATLGVTPDRAKQIDFTDEYVSAAGPSILARKEVKFTQWEQLKGQKICGIQGSYFNKTVTQNYGLQLVNFTALPEAYRALQDNRCVAMVFDDMSLQNKLKEPGWSDYKIAVKPYEYLPMAGGLRKGDDTFRAAVDKAIVKAEGENKLIGWEKEFDMPASPYIAKRAEAARAAAK from the coding sequence ATGAAAAACCATCGCATGCGTATTCTGGCTGCTTCGATGTTGCTGTTGGCCGCCCCGGTTATCACCCACGCGGACACGCTGTCCGACATCAAAGCTCGCGGCGTATTAACCGTCGGGGTGAAGAACGACTATCCGCCTTACGGATACATGGATAACAACGGCAACACCGTCGGCTTTGAGATCAGCCTGGCGCGCTACATCGCCAATGAACTGCTCGGTTCGCCGGACAAGATCAAGCTGGTGCCGGTGAACGCCTCCAACCGTATGCAATTCCTCAATTCCGGGCAGATCGACATGATCATGGCCACCCTTGGCGTGACGCCGGATCGTGCCAAACAGATCGACTTTACCGATGAATATGTTTCCGCTGCTGGCCCGTCGATCCTGGCGCGCAAAGAAGTGAAATTTACCCAGTGGGAACAACTGAAAGGCCAGAAAATCTGCGGGATTCAGGGCTCTTATTTCAACAAAACCGTGACGCAGAACTACGGCCTGCAACTGGTGAACTTCACCGCGCTGCCAGAAGCCTACCGCGCGTTGCAGGATAACCGCTGCGTGGCGATGGTGTTTGATGACATGTCGCTGCAAAACAAGCTGAAAGAACCCGGCTGGAGCGATTACAAAATCGCGGTGAAACCTTATGAATACCTGCCGATGGCCGGTGGTCTGCGTAAAGGGGATGACACCTTCCGGGCCGCGGTCGATAAAGCCATCGTCAAAGCCGAAGGTGAAAACAAGCTGATTGGCTGGGAAAAAGAGTTCGATATGCCGGCATCGCCGTACATTGCCAAACGTGCTGAAGCCGCGCGCGCTGCGGCTAAGTAA
- a CDS encoding NAD(P)/FAD-dependent oxidoreductase: MGPSVDAVPSSAQFPTSAEVVVIGGGIIGVATALSLVQRGVRTVLLEKGTVAAEQSSRNWGWCRRTGRDLRELPLINLSMQLWEGMNTRLNRETGFRRNGIVYASRTEQQRERHQRWVNEARHYGIESEMLTPQQLRQHLPQLQASYPGGLYTALDGRAEPQQAAPAMAAAAMELGLNLQQHCAVRTIERTNGRVSEVVTEHGAIRCQQVVVAGGAWSRLLLQGLGVTLPQLKVLSTVLRTRPLEFDPGVCASFGSVALRKRLDGGLTVASSATNTADITLDSLRFSPRFMPAFWVERKSLQLRLGKRFVDEALRWKPGQADKRSIYEVLRVLDPLIDPAIVQRMRHNLAELMPPLRDLPVAQCWGGLIDTMPDAIPVISGIDQVAGLYLATGFSGHGFGIAPGAGQLMADLVLNSTPSVDAQPFRFSRFSDGEKIRAQHWL, encoded by the coding sequence ATGGGCCCCAGCGTTGATGCAGTTCCCTCTTCGGCGCAGTTTCCGACCAGCGCCGAAGTGGTGGTAATTGGCGGCGGGATTATCGGCGTAGCGACCGCCTTGTCGCTGGTGCAGCGCGGGGTACGTACCGTGCTGCTGGAGAAAGGCACGGTGGCGGCAGAGCAGTCGAGTCGTAACTGGGGCTGGTGCCGTCGTACCGGGCGCGATCTGCGCGAGCTGCCGTTGATCAATCTCAGTATGCAGCTGTGGGAAGGGATGAATACGCGCCTTAACCGCGAAACCGGGTTTCGTCGCAACGGCATCGTGTACGCCTCCCGCACTGAGCAACAACGCGAGCGCCATCAGCGCTGGGTGAATGAAGCCCGCCACTACGGTATCGAAAGTGAAATGCTGACGCCGCAACAGCTGCGCCAGCATCTGCCGCAGTTGCAGGCCAGCTATCCCGGCGGGTTATACACGGCGCTGGATGGGCGGGCGGAACCGCAGCAGGCGGCTCCGGCGATGGCAGCAGCGGCGATGGAGCTGGGACTGAATCTGCAACAGCACTGTGCGGTGCGCACTATCGAACGCACCAATGGTCGCGTCAGTGAGGTGGTGACCGAGCACGGCGCAATCCGTTGTCAGCAGGTGGTGGTGGCAGGCGGGGCCTGGTCGCGCCTGTTGTTACAAGGGCTGGGGGTGACGCTGCCACAGCTGAAAGTGCTGTCGACAGTGTTGCGCACTCGTCCGCTGGAGTTCGATCCCGGTGTCTGCGCCAGTTTTGGCAGCGTGGCGCTGCGTAAACGACTGGACGGTGGTCTGACCGTTGCCAGCTCAGCAACCAACACCGCCGATATTACGCTGGATTCCCTGCGTTTCAGCCCACGCTTTATGCCTGCGTTTTGGGTAGAGCGTAAGTCGTTACAGCTGCGTCTGGGCAAACGCTTTGTCGATGAAGCGCTGCGCTGGAAGCCGGGTCAGGCCGATAAACGATCGATTTATGAGGTGTTGCGCGTGCTCGATCCACTGATTGATCCGGCGATTGTGCAGCGCATGCGCCATAACCTGGCAGAACTGATGCCGCCGCTGCGCGATCTGCCGGTGGCGCAGTGCTGGGGCGGGTTGATCGACACCATGCCTGACGCCATTCCGGTGATCTCTGGCATTGATCAGGTGGCCGGGTTGTATCTGGCAACCGGTTTTTCCGGGCACGGTTTTGGCATAGCTCCCGGTGCCGGGCAACTGATGGCGGATCTGGTGCTGAACAGTACGCCGTCGGTGGATGCGCAGCCGTTCCGCTTCAGCCGCTTCAGCGATGGCGAAAAGATTCGTGCTCAGCACTGGCTGTAA
- a CDS encoding IclR family transcriptional regulator, whose product MNENSGKNGVQLLDRAVMLLDLVSDAGSEGATLKALCELSGLNKVTCHRILNSLVEHQLLQKVQSDKCYRLGTKLLVFGAKAARGPGLRRQFQPALERLRQQTGETAMLMARDRDDSVCIDRYDSEYQMQTLTGSVGGAVPLGLGPGSLAILAFLEAEQQQAILARNQARLDSWPQLTAENLQLKLDQTRQQGFAIDPGELIPGIAGIAVPIEVSGAGVVGSLGLTFLSPRLNPEVQQRYVALLKEEVAAIAPLISPLDTRLRASL is encoded by the coding sequence ATGAACGAAAATTCGGGGAAAAATGGCGTCCAGTTACTCGATCGTGCAGTGATGTTGCTCGATCTGGTGTCAGATGCGGGAAGTGAAGGGGCAACGTTGAAAGCGCTGTGTGAACTGTCTGGCCTGAACAAAGTAACCTGCCACCGCATTCTCAATTCGCTGGTGGAACATCAGCTGCTGCAAAAGGTGCAGAGCGACAAATGTTACCGGCTGGGCACCAAGCTGCTGGTGTTTGGTGCCAAAGCAGCACGCGGGCCGGGCCTGCGTCGTCAGTTCCAGCCAGCGCTGGAGCGGTTACGCCAGCAAACCGGCGAGACGGCGATGCTGATGGCGCGCGATCGGGATGACTCGGTATGCATCGATCGTTATGACAGTGAATATCAAATGCAAACGTTGACGGGTTCGGTCGGGGGCGCAGTGCCACTGGGCCTCGGACCGGGCAGCCTGGCGATCCTCGCGTTCCTTGAGGCAGAACAGCAACAGGCGATTCTGGCGCGTAATCAGGCGCGGCTCGACAGCTGGCCACAACTGACAGCGGAAAATCTGCAACTGAAACTGGATCAGACACGGCAACAGGGCTTTGCCATCGATCCAGGAGAACTCATTCCGGGGATCGCCGGGATCGCGGTGCCGATTGAGGTTTCCGGCGCGGGCGTGGTGGGATCGCTTGGGCTGACGTTCCTCTCACCACGGCTGAATCCCGAGGTGCAGCAACGTTATGTGGCGCTGCTGAAAGAGGAAGTGGCCGCGATTGCGCCGCTGATTAGCCCGCTGGACACGCGGCTGCGGGCATCGTTGTAA
- a CDS encoding amino acid ABC transporter ATP-binding protein yields MIDRTPSLIELDNIHKSFGNTEVLKGISLEVTKGEAVCIIGPSGSGKSTILRCINGLLPIDDGFIRVGNHRVHEIESEKAMRPLRHQVAMVFQQYNLFPHRTVLDNVMMAPMQVLKHERDAVHERALRLLKKVRLEGKEGRYPGELSGGQQQRVAIARALAMQPEIILFDEVTAALDPETVKEVLNTIRELVDDGLTCLLVTHEMRFAREVSHRVCFTDKGKIVEMAPPAQLFDDPQDARTREFLGQVL; encoded by the coding sequence ATGATCGATCGTACTCCGTCCCTGATCGAGCTGGACAATATTCACAAATCCTTCGGCAACACCGAAGTGCTGAAAGGCATCTCGCTGGAAGTCACCAAAGGCGAAGCGGTATGCATCATCGGGCCTTCCGGCTCGGGTAAATCCACCATTCTGCGTTGTATCAACGGCCTGCTGCCGATCGACGACGGCTTTATCCGCGTCGGCAATCACCGCGTCCATGAGATCGAGAGCGAAAAAGCGATGCGTCCGCTGCGCCATCAGGTGGCGATGGTGTTTCAGCAGTACAACCTGTTTCCGCATCGCACCGTGCTCGACAACGTGATGATGGCACCGATGCAGGTGCTGAAACATGAACGCGACGCGGTACACGAGCGGGCGCTGCGTCTGCTGAAAAAGGTACGGCTGGAAGGCAAAGAGGGACGCTACCCCGGCGAGCTTTCTGGTGGACAGCAGCAACGCGTCGCCATTGCCCGTGCGCTGGCGATGCAGCCGGAAATCATCCTGTTTGATGAAGTCACCGCCGCGCTGGACCCGGAAACGGTGAAGGAAGTGCTGAACACCATTCGTGAACTGGTGGATGACGGCCTGACCTGCCTGCTGGTGACGCACGAGATGCGCTTCGCGCGTGAAGTGTCGCACCGGGTGTGCTTTACCGACAAAGGCAAAATTGTGGAGATGGCGCCCCCGGCGCAGCTCTTTGACGATCCGCAGGATGCGCGCACGCGCGAGTTCCTCGGCCAGGTGTTGTAA
- a CDS encoding NAD(P)/FAD-dependent oxidoreductase, with the protein MSDQAIFTEDFKTTPYWWEAAPPETCRDPLPAETEVVIVGSGFAGLNAAIELARHGKNVVVLEANELGSGGSTRTGGMISSGQKLVVGGAIKGIAPELFQRMIADSIASFAFIQDLVREEQLDADLFIGGRYFGAHTQKQLAGLYQMGDILHRVTGVTVHKIDRATQAPIIGSDFYHGGILVDEYGGVHPGKYNRALRDLARKFGAQLFSHARVTGVENEGGSKVVYTERGTLRARQVIFLTNGYTDVQASPGLAKRIVPVKSYQIATEPLPPELMAKLIPGGRMITDSRRDLIYTRPSPDGTRLLFGSRPGIMDCDDKTAAIRIRQRMLAIWPELAPYRISHAWSGYVGMTWDKTAYAGEMDNARFAVGCNGNGVALMSWLGYRAAQKLLGTEARPLSFERNTFKPIPLYGGKPWFLPLVTGWYRFRDAVDKARD; encoded by the coding sequence ATGTCTGATCAGGCAATTTTTACTGAAGATTTCAAAACCACCCCCTACTGGTGGGAAGCCGCGCCGCCGGAAACCTGTCGCGATCCGTTACCGGCTGAAACCGAGGTGGTGATTGTCGGCTCCGGTTTTGCCGGACTTAACGCCGCGATTGAGCTGGCACGCCACGGCAAAAACGTGGTGGTACTGGAGGCAAACGAGCTGGGCAGCGGCGGCAGCACTCGCACCGGCGGCATGATCAGCAGCGGCCAGAAGCTGGTGGTCGGCGGCGCAATTAAAGGTATCGCCCCGGAACTGTTCCAGCGCATGATTGCCGACTCCATCGCCTCCTTTGCCTTTATTCAGGATCTGGTACGTGAGGAGCAACTGGACGCGGATCTGTTTATCGGCGGGCGCTATTTTGGCGCGCATACCCAGAAGCAGCTGGCTGGTTTATATCAGATGGGCGATATCCTGCACCGGGTCACGGGCGTTACGGTGCATAAGATTGATCGCGCCACCCAGGCTCCGATCATCGGCTCCGATTTTTATCACGGCGGCATCCTGGTGGATGAATACGGCGGCGTACATCCGGGCAAATACAACCGCGCGCTGCGCGACCTGGCACGTAAATTTGGTGCGCAGCTGTTCTCCCATGCACGCGTTACCGGGGTGGAAAACGAAGGTGGCAGCAAGGTGGTCTATACCGAACGCGGCACGCTGCGCGCACGCCAGGTCATCTTCCTCACCAACGGTTACACCGACGTCCAGGCGTCCCCTGGCCTGGCAAAACGCATTGTCCCGGTGAAAAGCTACCAGATCGCCACAGAACCGCTTCCACCTGAACTGATGGCGAAACTGATCCCCGGCGGCCGCATGATCACCGACAGCCGTCGCGATCTGATCTATACCCGCCCGTCTCCCGATGGCACACGTCTGCTGTTTGGATCGCGCCCCGGCATTATGGATTGCGATGATAAAACCGCGGCGATCCGTATTCGCCAGCGGATGCTGGCGATCTGGCCGGAGCTGGCCCCGTATCGAATCAGCCATGCGTGGAGCGGCTATGTCGGCATGACATGGGATAAAACCGCCTATGCCGGAGAGATGGATAATGCGCGTTTTGCTGTGGGCTGCAATGGCAACGGTGTCGCGCTGATGAGCTGGCTTGGTTATCGCGCGGCGCAGAAGCTGCTCGGCACCGAAGCGCGCCCACTCTCATTTGAACGCAATACCTTTAAACCGATCCCGTTGTACGGCGGCAAACCGTGGTTTTTACCGCTGGTGACCGGCTGGTATCGTTTCCGCGATGCGGTGGATAAGGCACGCGATTGA
- the acuI gene encoding acrylyl-CoA reductase (NADPH), whose protein sequence is MFKALVIDNDEQGYRTSLKDLEEKQLPDQDVTLAVSYSTLNYKDALAICNKGPIVRQFPMVPGIDFVGRVINSRHPQWQQDDVALLTGWGVGEKYWGGLAQKASVSGDWLVKVPAALTPLQTMAIGTAGFTAMLCVMALEKQGITPQHGPVLVTGASGGVGSFSVSLLARLGYEVVASSGRSSDSDYLINTLGAASVIDRSELSQPGKPLAKERWAAAIDSVGSHTLSNVLAGMKRDGVVAACGMAQGLDLPASVAPFILRGVILAGVDSVMCPQPLRQQAWQRLAEGVEANQLEKLTRVIPLSEAREGAEQLLAGKVRGRLIVDCR, encoded by the coding sequence ATGTTCAAGGCACTGGTCATTGATAATGACGAACAGGGATATCGTACATCCCTGAAAGATCTGGAAGAAAAACAACTACCCGATCAGGATGTCACCCTCGCAGTTAGCTACTCCACCCTTAATTACAAAGACGCACTTGCCATCTGCAACAAAGGCCCGATCGTGCGTCAATTCCCGATGGTGCCCGGTATCGATTTTGTTGGTCGCGTGATCAACAGTCGCCACCCGCAATGGCAGCAGGATGATGTGGCGCTGCTGACCGGCTGGGGCGTGGGCGAGAAATACTGGGGTGGCCTGGCACAGAAAGCCAGCGTCTCCGGTGACTGGCTGGTGAAAGTCCCTGCCGCGCTGACTCCACTGCAAACCATGGCAATTGGTACGGCGGGCTTCACTGCCATGCTGTGCGTGATGGCGCTGGAAAAACAGGGCATCACGCCACAGCACGGCCCGGTGCTGGTGACCGGTGCCAGTGGTGGCGTCGGTAGCTTTAGTGTCAGCCTGCTGGCACGTCTCGGCTATGAAGTTGTGGCCTCTAGTGGCCGATCCAGCGACAGCGACTATCTGATCAATACCCTTGGTGCTGCTTCCGTGATCGATCGCAGCGAGCTGAGCCAACCAGGCAAACCGCTGGCGAAAGAGCGCTGGGCCGCCGCCATTGATAGCGTGGGTAGCCATACCCTGAGCAACGTGCTGGCTGGCATGAAACGGGATGGCGTGGTCGCCGCCTGCGGCATGGCACAGGGGCTGGATCTGCCTGCCAGCGTCGCTCCCTTTATTTTACGCGGTGTGATTCTGGCTGGTGTGGATAGCGTGATGTGCCCGCAACCGCTGCGTCAGCAGGCGTGGCAGCGCCTGGCTGAAGGGGTGGAGGCGAATCAGCTGGAAAAACTGACCCGCGTGATCCCGCTGAGTGAAGCGCGTGAAGGGGCGGAACAGTTGCTGGCAGGGAAAGTGCGCGGTCGATTGATTGTTGATTGTCGGTAA
- a CDS encoding heme ABC transporter ATP-binding protein gives MSDRMQARGLRFSHGTRALIDNVSVTLEPGEMVALIGPNGAGKSTLLRLLTGFLTPDAGECWLGQHPLAEWPREPLAQRRAVMRQQNTLTFPMPAEEVVAMGRAPWPTAGGKAVIEEVMHITGSLELARRDYRSLSGGEQQRVQLARVLAQLWHEDGPRGWLFLDEPTSALDLFWQQHSLRLLHRLTRNGRFSVCTVLHDLNLASLWSDRILLLHQGKLVAEGAPHEVMTEQTLTRWYQADLDVVHQAEQGRPQIQLRA, from the coding sequence ATGAGTGATCGTATGCAGGCGCGAGGTCTGCGGTTTAGCCACGGTACTCGGGCGTTGATTGATAACGTCTCCGTCACGCTGGAACCGGGCGAGATGGTGGCGTTGATCGGTCCGAACGGTGCCGGTAAATCAACGCTGTTGCGCCTGCTGACCGGTTTTCTCACCCCGGATGCCGGTGAATGCTGGCTGGGACAACATCCGCTGGCGGAATGGCCGCGTGAACCGCTGGCGCAGCGCCGTGCAGTGATGCGTCAGCAAAATACCCTGACCTTTCCCATGCCAGCGGAAGAGGTGGTGGCAATGGGGCGTGCGCCCTGGCCCACGGCGGGCGGGAAAGCGGTGATTGAAGAGGTGATGCATATTACCGGCAGCCTGGAACTGGCGCGGCGTGATTATCGTTCGCTGTCGGGCGGTGAACAGCAGCGCGTCCAGCTGGCGCGCGTCCTGGCGCAACTGTGGCATGAAGATGGTCCGCGTGGCTGGTTGTTTCTGGATGAGCCGACTTCGGCACTGGATCTGTTCTGGCAGCAGCACAGCCTGCGTTTGCTGCATCGCTTAACGCGTAATGGCCGCTTCAGCGTGTGCACCGTGTTGCACGATCTGAATCTGGCGTCGCTGTGGTCGGATCGCATTCTGTTGTTACATCAGGGAAAACTGGTAGCCGAGGGAGCACCGCATGAGGTGATGACCGAGCAGACGCTGACGCGCTGGTATCAGGCTGATCTGGATGTGGTGCATCAGGCGGAGCAGGGCAGGCCGCAAATTCAACTGCGGGCCTGA
- a CDS encoding SDR family NAD(P)-dependent oxidoreductase, with protein sequence MSKSTRKVALISGASRGIGAAIAANLLANGWAVSLGCRSPQEVSISDSDNQLVCRFDAFDAATEEEWVAATIEKFGRIDAVVHNAGMMLPLSILEATDDEFDRTFDVNVKSPMRLSRLTWPHLQASGAGRIVMLVSLSGKRVKAERSSLYAMSKYAALALAHGLRKIGDADGIRCTAICPGFVATDMGTALTEVPAEKMTQPEDLAHLIRTVLELPTTTSIAEIPVNWTVEDNY encoded by the coding sequence ATGAGCAAATCAACACGAAAAGTCGCGTTAATCAGTGGAGCCAGTCGCGGTATCGGGGCGGCGATTGCTGCCAATCTGCTGGCGAACGGCTGGGCGGTCAGTCTCGGCTGTCGCTCACCGCAAGAGGTCTCCATCAGCGATAGCGACAACCAACTGGTGTGCCGTTTCGATGCTTTCGATGCCGCCACCGAGGAAGAGTGGGTCGCTGCGACTATCGAAAAATTTGGCCGTATTGATGCGGTGGTGCACAACGCAGGCATGATGCTGCCACTGTCGATCCTGGAAGCCACTGACGATGAATTCGATCGCACCTTTGACGTCAACGTCAAATCACCGATGCGTCTCAGCCGTCTCACCTGGCCGCATTTGCAGGCCAGCGGTGCCGGACGCATCGTGATGCTGGTGTCCCTTTCCGGCAAACGCGTCAAAGCCGAGCGCTCCAGCCTGTATGCCATGAGCAAGTATGCCGCGCTGGCGCTGGCGCACGGCTTACGCAAAATCGGTGATGCCGATGGTATTCGCTGCACCGCCATTTGCCCTGGATTTGTCGCCACCGATATGGGGACGGCGTTGACGGAAGTCCCGGCTGAGAAAATGACCCAGCCGGAAGATCTCGCGCACCTGATTCGCACGGTGCTGGAATTACCCACCACCACCAGCATCGCCGAAATTCCGGTGAACTGGACGGTGGAAGATAACTATTGA